The following are encoded together in the Pectobacterium wasabiae CFBP 3304 genome:
- a CDS encoding YbhB/YbcL family Raf kinase inhibitor-like protein yields the protein MLQLSSHSFQNGETIPGEFAFAVPDANNHIALSSNHNPHLAWHGVPEGTQSFVLICHDPDVPSRGDDVNQEGREVSASLPRVDFYHWLLLDIPASVSEIAAASHSDSITPRGKAGPDAPAGFRHGINDYTAWFATDEQMKGNYYGYDGPCPPWNDAIVHHYIFTLYALATPSLTIEGEFNGANVRTALANAPVLAEAKLTGLYTLNPALL from the coding sequence ATGCTGCAACTCTCCAGCCACAGTTTTCAGAACGGCGAGACTATCCCAGGCGAGTTTGCCTTTGCTGTACCGGATGCAAACAACCACATTGCCCTATCTTCTAACCACAATCCCCATCTTGCCTGGCACGGTGTCCCCGAAGGGACACAGTCTTTCGTATTGATCTGTCACGACCCGGATGTCCCCAGCCGCGGTGATGATGTGAATCAGGAAGGCCGCGAGGTTAGCGCCTCTCTACCGCGTGTTGATTTCTACCATTGGCTATTGCTGGATATACCTGCCAGCGTCAGCGAAATCGCCGCCGCTTCGCATTCCGATAGCATTACTCCGCGCGGAAAAGCAGGTCCAGATGCACCAGCAGGGTTCCGACACGGCATCAACGACTACACCGCCTGGTTCGCCACCGACGAGCAGATGAAAGGCAACTACTATGGTTATGATGGCCCTTGCCCACCGTGGAACGATGCGATCGTCCATCACTACATCTTCACACTTTACGCTCTCGCGACGCCTTCCTTAACGATAGAGGGGGAGTTTAACGGGGCGAATGTCCGAACTGCGCTAGCTAACGCGCCCGTATTGGCGGAAGCGAAACTGACTGGACTGTATACGCTTAACCCTGCATTGTTGTGA
- the potD gene encoding spermidine/putrescine ABC transporter substrate-binding protein PotD, which yields MKKWPHLLAACAIAFGINTANANDGKTLYFYNWTEYVPPGLLEQFTKETGIKVIYSTYESNESMYAKLKTYKDGAYDLVVPSTYFISKMSKEGMLQKIDTSKLSNFHNLDPNLLHKSFDPNNDYSIPYIWGATAIGINHEVIDPASVTSWGDLWDKKYKDSLLLTDDAREVFQIALRKLGYSANTTDPKEIETAYKELQALMPNVLTFNSDNPGNPFIEGEVNLGMVWNGSAYVARQAGTPLDVIWPKEGGIFWMDSLAIPANAKNVDGAMKLIDFLLRPEVAAQVAETIGYPTPNLAAKKLLPAEVSGDKTLYPDDETIAKGEWQNDVGSASTLYETYFQQLKAGR from the coding sequence ATGAAAAAGTGGCCACACCTACTGGCAGCCTGCGCGATCGCATTTGGCATCAATACTGCAAATGCCAATGACGGCAAAACGCTCTATTTCTATAACTGGACCGAATATGTACCGCCGGGTCTATTGGAACAGTTCACTAAAGAAACGGGTATCAAGGTGATTTACTCCACCTATGAATCCAACGAGAGTATGTACGCCAAGCTGAAAACCTATAAGGACGGTGCCTACGATCTGGTCGTTCCTTCAACCTATTTCATCTCCAAGATGAGTAAGGAAGGCATGCTGCAAAAAATTGATACCAGTAAACTCAGCAACTTCCATAATCTCGATCCGAACCTGCTGCACAAATCGTTCGATCCGAATAACGACTACTCTATTCCCTATATCTGGGGTGCAACGGCGATTGGTATTAATCATGAAGTGATTGACCCCGCCAGCGTCACCAGTTGGGGCGATCTGTGGGATAAGAAATATAAAGACAGCCTGCTGCTGACGGACGACGCACGCGAGGTGTTCCAAATCGCTCTGCGTAAGCTCGGTTACTCCGCGAACACTACCGATCCTAAAGAGATTGAGACGGCGTATAAAGAGTTGCAAGCCTTGATGCCGAACGTGCTGACGTTCAACTCGGACAACCCCGGCAACCCGTTCATTGAGGGCGAAGTCAATCTGGGCATGGTGTGGAACGGCTCTGCTTACGTGGCCCGTCAGGCGGGAACACCGCTGGATGTCATCTGGCCCAAAGAAGGCGGCATTTTCTGGATGGACAGCCTGGCGATCCCGGCCAACGCCAAAAACGTTGACGGCGCGATGAAACTGATCGACTTCCTACTGCGCCCAGAAGTGGCAGCGCAGGTTGCGGAAACTATCGGCTATCCGACACCGAATCTGGCAGCGAAAAAACTACTACCGGCAGAGGTTTCAGGGGACAAAACGCTGTACCCGGACGATGAAACCATCGCCAAAGGTGAATGGCAGAACGACGTTGGCAGCGCCAGTACACTATACGAGACCTATTTCCAGCAGCTAAAAGCGGGTCGTTAA
- the potC gene encoding spermidine/putrescine ABC transporter permease PotC — protein sequence MTGRLIRGGFMSIIYAYLYIPIIILIVNSFNQARFGINWQGFTLDWYRLLMNNDSLLQAAQHSLTMAVFSATFATLIGSLTAVALYRYRFRGKPFVGGMLFVVMMSPDIVMAISLLVLFMLLGISLGFWSLLFSHITFCLPFVVVTVYSRLKGFDVRMLEAARDLGASEVIILRKIILPLAMPAVAASWLLSFTLSMDDVVVSSFVTGPTYEILPLKIYSMVKVGVSPEVNALATILLILSLVLVLSSQLILRDCTGK from the coding sequence ATGACCGGACGCTTAATCCGCGGTGGATTTATGTCCATCATTTACGCTTACCTGTACATTCCGATTATTATTCTGATTGTAAATTCGTTTAATCAGGCGCGTTTCGGCATCAATTGGCAGGGATTTACGCTGGACTGGTATCGACTGCTGATGAACAACGACAGCCTCCTTCAGGCTGCGCAGCACTCGCTGACGATGGCGGTGTTTTCCGCGACGTTCGCCACGTTGATTGGTTCCCTGACGGCTGTCGCGCTGTATCGCTATCGTTTTCGCGGTAAGCCTTTTGTCGGCGGCATGCTGTTCGTGGTGATGATGTCACCGGATATCGTGATGGCAATTTCGCTGCTGGTGCTCTTCATGTTGCTGGGTATATCGCTGGGATTCTGGTCGCTGCTGTTTTCCCACATCACGTTCTGCCTGCCGTTTGTGGTGGTGACTGTCTACTCGCGTCTGAAAGGTTTTGACGTGCGAATGCTGGAAGCCGCGCGCGATTTGGGAGCCAGCGAAGTGATTATCCTGCGCAAAATCATTCTGCCGCTGGCGATGCCGGCCGTGGCAGCCAGTTGGCTACTCAGCTTTACGCTGTCGATGGATGACGTGGTCGTTTCCTCGTTTGTCACTGGGCCGACGTATGAGATTCTGCCATTGAAAATTTACTCGATGGTGAAGGTCGGTGTATCCCCGGAAGTCAACGCGCTGGCAACGATCCTGCTGATTCTGTCGCTCGTGCTGGTGCTCAGTAGCCAGTTGATTTTACGTGACTGTACCGGAAAGTAA
- the potB gene encoding spermidine/putrescine ABC transporter permease PotB codes for MKKSRKRFQNTIITLIVVWLVLFVFLPNLMIIGTSFLTRDDAHFISLVFTLENYTRLADPLYASVLLHSLNMAVIATFCCLLLGYPFAFILARLPKNIQPLMLFLLIVPFWTNSLIRIYGLKIFLSTRGHLNEFLLWTGLIDTPLRIMYTSEAVILGLIYILLPFMVLPLYSSIEKLDKAYLEAARDLGANKWQTFIRVVIPLTMPGIIAGCLLVLLPAMGLFFVADLMGGAKNLLIGNVIKSQFLNIRDWPFGAATSICLTLVMGVLLFIYYRTARLLNKKGELE; via the coding sequence ATGAAGAAATCGCGTAAACGCTTTCAAAACACTATTATTACCCTCATTGTTGTCTGGCTGGTGCTGTTTGTTTTCTTGCCCAACCTGATGATCATCGGAACCAGTTTTCTGACGCGCGATGACGCCCATTTCATCAGTCTGGTCTTTACGCTGGAAAACTACACGCGGCTGGCCGATCCGCTTTATGCATCAGTCCTGCTGCATTCGCTGAACATGGCCGTCATCGCCACGTTCTGCTGTCTGCTCTTAGGCTATCCGTTTGCCTTTATTTTGGCGCGCTTACCGAAAAACATTCAGCCGCTGATGCTGTTTCTGCTGATTGTACCGTTTTGGACCAACTCACTGATCCGTATTTACGGGCTGAAAATTTTCCTCAGCACGCGCGGACACCTGAATGAGTTTCTGCTCTGGACGGGCCTGATTGATACACCACTGCGGATTATGTATACCTCCGAAGCCGTCATTCTCGGCCTGATTTACATCCTGCTGCCTTTCATGGTGCTACCGCTCTACTCCAGCATTGAAAAGCTTGATAAAGCCTATCTTGAAGCCGCCCGCGATCTGGGTGCCAATAAATGGCAAACCTTCATTCGTGTGGTGATCCCGTTAACCATGCCGGGAATTATCGCCGGATGCTTGCTGGTGCTGCTGCCCGCCATGGGATTGTTTTTCGTTGCCGACCTGATGGGCGGAGCCAAAAACTTGCTGATCGGTAACGTGATTAAAAGCCAGTTCCTTAATATCCGCGATTGGCCGTTTGGTGCTGCCACCAGCATCTGCCTGACGCTGGTCATGGGCGTGCTGCTGTTTATCTACTACCGCACAGCCCGCCTGCTGAATAAAAAGGGAGAGCTGGAATGA
- the potA gene encoding spermidine/putrescine ABC transporter ATP-binding protein PotA: protein MKENFPAVPVVELINVHKGFDGKDIISHFNLTINNGEFLTILGPSGCGKTTVLRLIAGLETVDSGHVMLEKQDITYQPAEQRHVNTVFQSYALFPHLSVFENVAFGLRMQKTPAAEITPRVIDALKMVQLDELAQRRPHQLSGGQQQRVAIARAVVNQPKVLLLDESLSALDYKLRKQMQNELKALQRKLGITFIFVTHDQEEALTMSDRIVVMRDGRIEQDGTPREIYEEPKNLFVASFIGEINIFDAIALEQLDEQRVRAQVEGHECVITVNVPINVGQHLNVLLRPEDLRVEELGDGMQAEGMVGYVRERNYKGMTLESNIELENGKMVMVSEFFNEDDPDFDHSLNQKVDVTWVESWEVVLHDEEIA from the coding sequence ATGAAAGAAAACTTCCCGGCTGTGCCCGTCGTTGAGTTGATCAACGTCCACAAAGGCTTTGATGGCAAAGACATCATTTCACACTTCAATCTCACCATTAATAACGGTGAGTTCTTAACAATCCTCGGGCCATCCGGCTGTGGTAAAACTACCGTACTACGCCTGATTGCCGGTCTGGAAACGGTCGACAGCGGCCATGTTATGCTGGAAAAGCAGGATATTACCTATCAACCCGCCGAGCAGCGACACGTTAATACCGTATTTCAAAGCTATGCGCTGTTTCCTCACCTTAGCGTGTTTGAGAACGTGGCGTTCGGCTTGCGCATGCAGAAAACGCCCGCCGCAGAGATTACCCCGCGCGTGATTGACGCCCTGAAAATGGTGCAATTGGACGAGTTAGCGCAGCGTCGCCCGCACCAATTGTCTGGTGGCCAGCAACAACGTGTTGCCATCGCCCGCGCTGTCGTCAACCAGCCGAAAGTGCTGCTGCTGGACGAATCCCTGTCCGCTCTCGATTATAAACTGCGCAAGCAGATGCAGAACGAGCTGAAAGCGCTGCAACGTAAGTTGGGTATCACCTTTATTTTCGTCACGCACGATCAGGAAGAAGCACTGACGATGTCCGACCGCATCGTTGTGATGCGTGATGGACGTATTGAGCAAGATGGTACGCCGCGTGAAATCTATGAAGAGCCGAAAAATTTGTTCGTCGCCAGTTTTATTGGCGAAATCAATATCTTTGATGCCATCGCACTGGAACAATTGGATGAACAGCGAGTACGTGCTCAGGTCGAAGGCCACGAATGCGTTATCACCGTCAACGTTCCGATCAACGTCGGCCAGCACCTCAACGTACTGCTGCGACCGGAAGATTTACGCGTCGAAGAGCTGGGGGACGGCATGCAGGCAGAAGGGATGGTTGGCTACGTGCGCGAGCGCAACTATAAAGGCATGACGCTGGAATCCAACATCGAGTTGGAAAATGGCAAGATGGTTATGGTCAGCGAATTTTTTAACGAAGACGATCCTGACTTCGATCATTCACTCAACCAGAAAGTGGACGTCACCTGGGTGGAAAGTTGGGAGGTAGTCCTGCACGATGAAGAAATCGCGTAA
- the pepT gene encoding peptidase T — protein sequence MDKLLDRFLNYVSFDTQSKSGVRQVPSTDGQLKLARALQQELLDLGFEQIALSKQGCLTATLPANVAWSVPAIGFISHMDTSPDFSGKNVNPQILENYRGGDIALGMGDEVLSPVMFPVLHQLLGHTLITTDGKTLLGADDKAGIAEIITALVRLRKNQLPHGDIRIAFTPDEEIGKGAQFFDVKAFNAQWAYTVDGGGVGELEYENFNAASVQVKIVGNNVHPGSAKGVMVNALTLASRYHQYVPANESPEQTDGYQGFYHLHSMKGSVERADLHYIVRDFDHNGFERRKQMMLDIAEKVGVGLHPDCYIEVTITDTYYNMREQVEQHPHIIALAQQAMRDCDIEPNMKPIRGGTDGAHLSFQGLPCPNLFTGGYNYHGKHEFVTLEGMEKAVSVIMRIAELTALRAKP from the coding sequence ATGGATAAACTACTCGACAGATTTTTGAACTACGTTTCATTTGATACACAGTCTAAATCCGGCGTTCGGCAGGTGCCGAGCACTGACGGTCAGTTGAAACTGGCGCGTGCGTTACAGCAGGAACTGCTCGATCTGGGATTTGAACAGATTGCATTGAGCAAGCAGGGTTGCCTAACGGCGACGCTTCCGGCGAACGTTGCCTGGTCAGTACCGGCCATCGGCTTTATTTCACATATGGACACGTCACCGGATTTTAGCGGCAAAAATGTGAATCCGCAGATTTTGGAAAACTATCGCGGCGGCGACATTGCCTTGGGTATGGGGGATGAGGTGCTGTCACCCGTGATGTTCCCTGTGCTGCATCAACTACTGGGACACACGCTGATTACGACAGATGGCAAAACGTTGCTGGGGGCGGATGATAAGGCAGGGATCGCGGAGATTATTACCGCGCTGGTGCGTCTGAGAAAAAACCAACTGCCGCACGGCGATATTCGTATTGCCTTTACGCCCGATGAAGAAATTGGTAAGGGCGCGCAGTTTTTTGATGTTAAAGCGTTTAATGCGCAGTGGGCCTATACCGTGGACGGCGGTGGTGTTGGCGAGCTGGAGTATGAGAATTTTAATGCCGCATCGGTTCAAGTGAAAATCGTGGGCAACAATGTACATCCCGGTAGTGCGAAGGGCGTGATGGTCAATGCGCTAACGCTGGCCTCTCGCTATCATCAGTATGTGCCAGCGAATGAATCGCCGGAGCAGACGGACGGCTATCAAGGGTTCTACCACCTTCACAGCATGAAAGGCTCTGTGGAGCGGGCAGATCTGCACTACATCGTCAGGGATTTTGACCACAACGGCTTTGAACGGCGCAAGCAGATGATGCTGGATATTGCGGAAAAGGTCGGCGTGGGGCTGCACCCGGATTGCTATATTGAAGTCACGATTACTGATACTTATTACAATATGCGTGAGCAGGTTGAGCAGCACCCGCACATTATCGCGTTGGCACAGCAGGCGATGCGGGATTGCGATATTGAGCCGAATATGAAGCCGATTCGTGGTGGCACTGACGGCGCACACCTGTCATTCCAGGGGTTACCGTGCCCGAATCTGTTTACCGGCGGCTACAACTATCATGGCAAACATGAGTTTGTCACGCTGGAAGGTATGGAAAAAGCCGTGTCTGTAATTATGCGTATTGCCGAGCTGACGGCGCTGCGTGCAAAACCGTAA
- a CDS encoding ribosomal protein uL16 3-hydroxylase, producing MDYQLNLDWQDFLANYWQKRPLLIKGGFTHFIDPISPDELAGLALENEVDSRLVSHQNGRWQVSHGPFESYDHLGESNWSLLVQAVDHWHEPSSALMQPFRQLPDWRTDDLMISFSVPGGGVGPHLDQYDVFIIQGTGRRRWRIGEKIPMKQHCPHPDLLQVDPFEAIIDAELEPGDIVYIPPGFPHEGYSLENSLNYSVGFRAPNARELVSGFADYVLSRELGSYRYSDPDIPSRKHIASVLPQELDALQKMMLELVQQPEHFQNWFGEFISQSRHELDLSPPEPPYQAGEVYEYLQQGEPLRRLGGLRVICVGDSCFVNGEKVNSTHKAALFALAERTTIDAEQLGDALDDPSFLAQLTVLVNNGYWYFAD from the coding sequence ATGGACTATCAACTTAACCTCGACTGGCAGGATTTTTTAGCGAACTATTGGCAAAAACGTCCACTCCTGATTAAAGGCGGCTTCACGCATTTTATCGACCCAATTTCACCCGACGAGCTTGCAGGTCTGGCGTTGGAAAATGAGGTAGATAGCCGATTAGTCAGCCATCAGAACGGACGCTGGCAGGTGAGCCACGGTCCTTTCGAGAGCTACGATCATCTAGGGGAAAGCAACTGGTCACTGCTAGTGCAGGCTGTCGACCATTGGCATGAACCCTCTTCCGCCTTGATGCAGCCATTCCGACAACTACCAGATTGGCGTACTGATGACTTGATGATTTCATTTTCCGTTCCCGGTGGTGGCGTAGGACCACATCTGGATCAATATGATGTCTTCATCATTCAAGGTACAGGCCGCCGCCGCTGGCGCATTGGTGAGAAAATACCGATGAAGCAGCACTGCCCGCATCCAGATTTGCTTCAGGTCGATCCGTTTGAAGCCATTATTGATGCAGAGCTGGAACCCGGTGATATCGTGTACATTCCACCAGGCTTCCCGCATGAAGGCTATTCGCTGGAAAATTCTCTGAATTATTCGGTCGGTTTCCGCGCACCGAACGCTCGCGAACTGGTCAGCGGCTTTGCCGACTATGTACTTTCCCGCGAACTCGGCAGCTATCGCTATAGCGATCCTGATATCCCGTCCCGTAAACACATCGCCAGCGTACTGCCACAAGAGTTGGATGCGCTGCAAAAAATGATGTTGGAACTGGTGCAACAGCCAGAACATTTCCAGAACTGGTTTGGTGAATTTATTTCCCAGTCTCGTCATGAGCTTGACCTCTCACCGCCGGAACCGCCTTATCAGGCCGGCGAAGTGTATGAATACCTGCAACAAGGTGAGCCACTGCGTCGTTTAGGCGGCTTGCGGGTCATCTGCGTTGGAGATAGCTGCTTCGTTAACGGGGAGAAAGTGAACAGTACGCACAAGGCGGCGCTGTTTGCGTTGGCTGAGCGCACGACTATTGATGCGGAACAACTGGGCGATGCGCTGGACGATCCCTCTTTCCTCGCACAGCTAACCGTGCTGGTTAACAACGGTTACTGGTATTTCGCGGATTAA
- the phoQ gene encoding two-component system sensor histidine kinase PhoQ — protein sequence MSDNDKRQPFSLRIRFLLATAAIVLALSLAYGTVAIIGYSVNFDKTSFRLLRGESNLYYSLAQWRDNQLNIVTPPDVDINFPTLVLIYDEQGNMLWREKHVPELEALIKPEWLNKTAYHELDTDSDTSSAVLTGNTLLLSSLRALNGAQNNALTHSIAVNVYPRTDHLPSITIVVVDRIPQELQQEDVVWEWFSYVFIANLLLVLPLLWLGAHWSLRPIQHLVKQIAELEKGSRDQLDENPPRELFSLVKNLNILLNNERQRYHKYRTTLTDLTHSLKTPLAVLQTTLRALRTGKEITIEQAEPIMLAQISRISQQIGYYLHRASVRAEHNLLIREVHSVPAVLDGLCSALNKVYQRKGVVLTLDIPPELTFVGEKNDFMEVMGNILDNACKYCLEFVEISVQYSDHKLHLIIDDDGPGILESKREVIFQRGQRADRMRPGQGIGLAVAVEIIEQYQGEIRISDSALGGARVEAIFSRQNLSQNEG from the coding sequence ATGAGTGATAACGATAAAAGGCAGCCCTTCTCACTTCGCATTCGTTTTTTACTGGCGACAGCCGCTATTGTGCTGGCGTTGTCGCTGGCTTATGGCACCGTCGCCATTATCGGTTACAGCGTCAACTTTGATAAAACCTCATTCCGCCTGTTACGTGGCGAGAGCAATCTCTATTACAGTCTCGCACAGTGGCGCGATAACCAACTGAATATCGTTACACCACCCGACGTTGACATCAACTTCCCCACGCTGGTGTTGATATACGATGAGCAGGGCAACATGCTCTGGCGTGAAAAGCACGTTCCCGAACTGGAAGCGTTGATAAAGCCAGAATGGCTGAACAAGACGGCCTATCATGAACTGGATACCGACTCCGATACCAGCAGTGCGGTATTAACGGGCAATACCTTACTGTTGAGCAGTTTGCGAGCGCTGAATGGCGCGCAAAATAATGCGTTAACGCACTCTATCGCCGTGAACGTTTACCCGAGGACCGATCATCTCCCCTCTATCACGATTGTGGTAGTCGATCGTATTCCACAGGAACTGCAACAAGAAGACGTGGTGTGGGAGTGGTTCAGCTACGTTTTTATCGCCAATCTCCTGCTGGTACTTCCTCTGCTTTGGCTTGGCGCTCACTGGAGTTTGCGTCCTATTCAGCACCTGGTAAAACAGATCGCTGAACTGGAAAAAGGTTCGCGAGATCAATTGGATGAAAATCCGCCGCGCGAATTGTTCAGCCTGGTAAAAAATCTGAATATCCTGCTGAACAACGAACGCCAGCGCTACCATAAGTACCGCACGACGCTCACCGATCTCACTCACAGCCTGAAAACGCCGCTGGCTGTCTTACAGACCACGTTACGCGCGCTGCGCACTGGCAAAGAGATCACTATCGAACAGGCTGAACCCATCATGCTGGCGCAGATCAGTCGCATCTCACAGCAAATTGGTTATTACCTGCATCGTGCTAGCGTGCGCGCCGAACATAACTTACTGATACGCGAAGTGCACTCGGTTCCGGCAGTGCTGGATGGTCTGTGTTCCGCGTTGAATAAAGTGTATCAGCGCAAGGGAGTGGTGTTGACGCTCGATATTCCGCCCGAACTAACCTTCGTGGGCGAAAAGAATGATTTCATGGAAGTCATGGGTAATATCCTTGATAACGCCTGTAAGTACTGTCTGGAATTTGTCGAAATTAGCGTGCAATACTCCGATCACAAACTACATCTAATTATCGATGATGACGGGCCCGGCATTCTCGAAAGCAAGCGTGAGGTTATTTTCCAGCGTGGGCAGCGTGCCGACCGCATGCGTCCAGGACAAGGCATTGGCCTCGCCGTCGCGGTTGAAATTATCGAACAGTATCAGGGGGAGATCCGCATCAGCGACAGCGCGCTGGGTGGTGCCCGAGTCGAAGCCATTTTCTCCCGCCAGAACCTCAGCCAGAATGAGGGGTGA
- the phoP gene encoding two-component system response regulator PhoP — protein MRILVVEDNVLLRHHLTVQMNEMGHQVDAASDAKEADYFLHENMPDIAIVDLGLPDEDGMSMIRRWRANQAKLPILVLTAREGWQDKVAVLEAGADDYVTKPFHMEEVVARLQALMRRNSGLASQIISLPPFEVDLSRRELAIHSTPIKLTAFEYTIIETLIRNTGKVVSKDSLMLQLYPDAELRESHTIDVLMGRLRKKIQQADAPDVITTVRGQGYRFDIDTPSGSV, from the coding sequence ATGCGGATTCTGGTCGTTGAAGATAATGTATTACTACGCCATCATTTAACCGTTCAGATGAACGAAATGGGGCATCAGGTTGACGCCGCGTCTGACGCTAAAGAAGCGGATTATTTTCTGCATGAAAACATGCCGGACATTGCGATTGTCGATCTCGGGTTGCCCGATGAAGATGGCATGAGCATGATCCGTCGCTGGCGTGCCAATCAGGCCAAGCTGCCTATTCTGGTACTGACCGCGCGTGAAGGTTGGCAGGACAAAGTTGCCGTGTTGGAAGCCGGTGCGGATGACTACGTGACTAAGCCCTTCCATATGGAAGAAGTCGTGGCTCGTTTGCAGGCGCTGATGCGACGCAACAGCGGGTTGGCATCACAAATCATCAGCCTACCGCCCTTTGAGGTTGATTTGTCGCGCCGCGAATTGGCGATCCACAGCACCCCCATCAAGTTAACCGCGTTTGAATACACCATTATCGAGACGTTGATTCGCAACACAGGTAAAGTCGTCAGCAAAGACTCCCTGATGCTACAACTGTATCCGGATGCGGAGTTGCGGGAAAGTCATACTATTGATGTGTTGATGGGGCGATTACGCAAGAAAATTCAGCAGGCCGACGCGCCGGATGTGATCACTACCGTGCGTGGGCAAGGGTATCGTTTTGATATTGATACACCATCAGGCTCGGTATGA
- the purB gene encoding adenylosuccinate lyase: MELSSLTAVSPIDGRYGDKVSTLRTIFSEFGLLKFRVQVEVRWLQKLAACAEIQEVPAFDADANAFLDKIVAEFSEEDAARIKTIERTTNHDVKAVEYFLKEKVAAIPALHAVNEFIHFACTSEDINNLSHALMLNTARRDVILPHWRQIIDALKTLAQEYRDIPLLSRTHGQPATPSTIGKEFANVAYRMERQYRQLQQVEILGKINGAVGNYNAHLAAYPEIDWHQFSENFVTSLGINWNPYTTQIEPHDYIAELFDCIARFNTILIDFDRDIWGYIALNHFKQKTIAGEIGSSTMPHKVNPIDFENSEGNLGLANAVLTHLASKLPVSRWQRDLTDSTVLRNLGVGVGYALIAYQATMKGISKLEVNRDRLADELDHNWEVLAEPIQTVMRRYGIEKPYEKLKELTRGKRIDAAGIQAFIDGLALPEAEKTRLKAMTPANYIGRAIAMVDDLK; the protein is encoded by the coding sequence ATGGAATTATCCTCACTGACCGCCGTTTCCCCTATTGATGGACGCTACGGCGATAAAGTCAGCACGTTGCGCACCATTTTCAGCGAATTCGGTTTGCTGAAATTCCGTGTGCAGGTTGAAGTACGTTGGCTGCAAAAACTGGCGGCCTGTGCAGAGATCCAGGAAGTTCCTGCATTTGACGCGGACGCAAACGCTTTCCTTGATAAAATTGTCGCCGAATTCAGCGAAGAAGATGCTGCGCGTATTAAAACTATCGAGCGCACTACCAACCACGATGTGAAAGCCGTTGAGTACTTCCTGAAAGAAAAAGTTGCCGCGATTCCGGCACTGCACGCTGTTAACGAATTCATCCACTTCGCCTGTACTTCAGAAGACATTAACAATCTGTCTCATGCGCTGATGCTGAATACGGCTCGCCGCGATGTCATTCTGCCGCACTGGCGTCAAATCATTGATGCGCTGAAAACACTGGCGCAGGAATACCGCGATATTCCGCTGCTTTCCCGTACTCACGGTCAGCCAGCCACACCTTCCACCATCGGTAAAGAGTTTGCTAACGTCGCTTACCGCATGGAACGCCAATATCGCCAACTGCAACAGGTTGAGATTCTGGGAAAAATTAATGGTGCCGTCGGTAACTATAATGCCCATCTGGCTGCCTACCCGGAAATCGATTGGCACCAATTCAGCGAAAATTTTGTCACGTCGCTGGGCATCAACTGGAACCCGTACACCACGCAGATCGAACCACATGATTACATCGCCGAACTGTTCGACTGCATCGCGCGTTTCAATACGATTTTGATCGACTTTGATCGTGATATTTGGGGCTACATCGCACTGAATCACTTCAAACAGAAAACCATTGCGGGCGAAATCGGCTCCTCCACCATGCCACATAAAGTTAACCCGATTGATTTCGAAAACTCGGAAGGCAACTTGGGTCTGGCAAACGCTGTGCTGACGCATCTGGCCAGCAAACTGCCGGTTTCCCGCTGGCAACGTGACCTCACCGACTCTACCGTGCTGCGCAATCTGGGCGTGGGCGTGGGCTATGCGCTGATTGCGTATCAAGCCACGATGAAAGGCATCAGTAAATTGGAAGTGAACCGCGATCGTCTGGCTGACGAACTGGATCACAACTGGGAAGTGTTGGCAGAACCCATCCAGACTGTGATGCGTCGCTACGGGATTGAAAAGCCGTATGAGAAATTGAAGGAACTGACGCGTGGCAAACGCATTGATGCTGCCGGTATTCAGGCATTCATCGATGGTTTGGCATTACCAGAAGCGGAAAAAACGCGCCTGAAGGCCATGACGCCAGCCAACTATATCGGCCGTGCCATCGCGATGGTCGACGATCTGAAATAA